ATCAGCGATTGTTTCGTTGTCAGAAAACAAGACACCCTGAAATGCCAGCAAAAGAGCTCCCACAATTATGAGAACTATCCCCGCACGTTTTTTCGTATTCATAGAATCCTCCTGTAGAGCGCGTCTTTTGCCGCGCCGACTTCAAGTACCGCTAAACCGGCCGACCGCCGCGAATGACGCGCACTAAAACGACGACAATTGCGACGACTAACAAAATAGTGATGAGAGTGCCAAGCATATTCGACTCCTTTACAGCTAACAACTGAGTTTAGAGTGTTTATCTAATCTTCGTATAGATTCTACAAGATCCATAATAGCGCCCTAACCAACAGGCTCAAGGCTGTCGTACCAGCATCTGCAATTAACACATCTTTATACGGCATAACGCCTATAATATTTCCGAATCATTTGATTCTATGGCATATCTTCACATTCGAGCATTCTGATACGATGCATGTATAAAACCACAGTTCAATCTTAGGATTTAGAAGCATTAGAACTTATCAAAAAAGGATCGTGTACAACGGCTCAAGGTGACTGCACGCCTGTTTAGGGACCGAGAGTAAACAAAAAACCACCCGTTTTTGCGGCTGGTTTGGAATATTTTTGACAACTTAGATCAAAGACTCGGTAATTTCAATGCTCCATTTTAACAGGGACAGGTTCTTTGGTATCCTCGGACATAACAACGCGGTGTCCCTTTGTGAACCGAGCAAGGAGGGAGTAGACTACGGGTACAAGGACAAGCGTGAGGAAAGTAGAGAAGACCATCCCGCCCACGACGGCAATACCCAAAGGACGTCGGGCTTCCGCCCCTGCGCCGAGACCTATCGCAATCGGCAGGACGCCGAAAATAGTCGCAAACGATGTCATCAGGATTGGACGCAAACGAATCCGCGAAGCCTCAGCGACGGCAGAGACGATATCGTGTCCTCTTTCCCGAAGCTGATTGGCATACTCGACAATCAGGATTGAGTTCTTGGTCACTAACCCGATAAGCATGATAAGCCCTATCTGAGAATAGATATTCAGGCTCTGGCCGAAAAGAAAAAGTGAAAGCAGCGCACCAAAAATGGCAAGGGGGACTGATAGCAAAATTGTCATCGGATGTACAAAGCTTTCAAACTGAGCGGCCAGCACAAGGAAAATAAAAATGACGGCCAGGAGAAACATATAATACAGCGCGCTCGAAGACTCGCGAAACTCCCGAGATTGGCCGGAGAGGGCGGTCTTAACATCGCTTGACAATTCCTCCTGTGCAATACGATCAAGGTCATCAAGGGCCTGTCCGAGCGTGACTCCCGGAGCAAGGCCAGCAGAAATAGTCGCCGAACGAACGCGATTGAAGTGATTCAGTTCCTTTGGCGCGACCGTTTCGCGAACATTGACAACGCTTGCAAGCTGGACCATCCCGCCTCTTCCGCGAACATAGATTTCGTCGATTGCATCCGGTGTCGAACGGTCTATTGGTCTCGTTTGCGCAATGACATCATACTGTTTGGCGCCCCGTTTGAAAGTAGTCACAACGCGCCCACCGAGGAATGATTCGAGGGTTGTGCCGATATCGGTCACCGATACACCAAGTCCTGCCGCGCGCTCACGATCAATGGTTATATCAAGTTGCGGCTTATTTAGCTTCAGGTCTGTGTCGAGATTTATGAGATAACCAAGTTGGGATGCCTTGGCGGACATGGTGTTGACAGCGACCTGAAGTTCATCATACGTCTGAGCCTGAAGTACATAGGAAACAGGATTGCTGAAATCACCGCCGAGGCTTGGCGGATTGATGACGAATGCAAATACGCCCGGAATCGAGAAGAGTTGGGGGAATAATTCACCCACAATCTGTTGCTGTGATTTTCCCCGCTCGTCGCGTGGTTTGAGGGCAATAAATACAAAACCATTGGTGACACGCCCCGGCCCGGCGAAGGCGAGCCCTGTTGCTGTGAACACACCTTCAACTTCCGGTAAACGCATCACAACTGCTTCTATTTGACGCATGTAGCGGTCGGTGTATTCGAGCGTCGAACCTTCCGGCGCGATGACAATGCCGAAAGCGTGACCTCTGTCTTCGGTCGGTACCAGTTCGCTGGGAAGCTTAATAAATAAATACGCGCTGATGGCAACGAGTCCAGCCGCGCCTGCTATAACGAGAGCGCGGTGACGAAGCGCGCCATCAACAACTCGACCATAGGTGCTATCGAGCTTGGCAAAGGCTGAGTCAAAGGCTTTAGAAGTGCGTCCGGTGCTAGCCCCATGCAACGGTTTGAGAATTCTTGAACTCATCATCGGCGTCAGTGTCAGCGCAACAAAGCCAGAAATAAGAACAGCCACTGCCACCGACGCGCCAAATTCGTTGAACAGCCGCCCGACATTCCCTTCAAGAAAGGCAAGCGGAACGAAGACTGCCACAAGTGTGATTGTTGTGGAAACCACCGCGAAACCAATCTCCTTCGCGCCATCCATTGCCGCTTGCATTCGAGGTTTTCCCATCTGCATGTGGCGATAAATATTTTCCAAGACAACAATAGCGTCATCGACAACCAATCCGATGGCCAGTACAAGCGCAAGCAGGGTCAGGATATTGATCGTGTAGCCGAGAAAATACGAGGCCGCGAATGCGCCGATTATCGATGTCGGGATAGCGATTGTTGGAATGATCGTCGCGCGGAAACTTTTGAGAAAGACCAAAATGACCAAAACCACCAAAATCAGGGCGAGAAAGAGCGTGTCGGTCACTTCATTTATCGATTCGTTGATAAAAGTTGCGGAATTATATGCAACGCTGATTGTCATTCCATCAGGAAGTAGCTTGCGCAAATCAGGCAAAGCGTTAATGACAACATCGGCCACATCGAGCGTGCTTGCCCGGGATTGCTTGATGACTCCCAGTCCGACCGAAGGCAGACCGTCGTATCGCACTTCAGTCCGCTCGTCTTCAGCGCCGACCATAACATCGGCAATGTCTCTGAGGCGAACCGGTTCATCCCCTCTCTGAGCGACAATAAGCGCGCCAAATTCTTCGGCGGTAACTAAATCACCTCGAGTGCGAACGGAGAATTCACGCCCTGCTCCTTCGACACGCCCGCTTGGTATTTCGGCATTTTCACGGGCGATGGCCCGTTCGACATCGGCGGTGGTGAGATTGCGCGATGCCATCCTCTGCGGATCAAGCCAGACGCGCATCGCGTAGCGGCGCTCGCCTCCCAGAAAAACTGAGCCGACACCAGTAAAACGCTGAATACGCTCTTTTAAAATGAGGTCCGCGACCTCTGTCAATTCAAGACTTGTGTGTCTGGTACTTGAAAGTGCAAGCCAGACTATCGGTTGGGCGTTGGCGTCAACTTTTTCGATAACGGGATCTTCGGCCTCTCGCGGTAACTGGCCGCGTATGCGCGACACCCGGTCACGGACATCGTTTGAAGCCTCGTCGACATTTCGTCCAAGCTCAAACTCAATGGTTATAACCGAGCCTTGCTCCAGGCTCGAGGAGGTGAGCGTTTTCACACCTTCAACAGTCGAGAGTTGCTCTTCAAGAATATCTGTGATTTCGGTCTCGACAACGCTCGGGCTGGCTCCGCGATAGAAGGTCGTGATGGTCACCACCGGCGGGTCGATATCGGGATACTCTCTTACTGGCAGACGTGTAAATGAAATTATCCCAAAAAGGAGAATAACCAGACTCATCACTATGGCTAATACAGGCCGATTGATCGAAATCTCGCTTAACTTCAGTGCCCACCTGCCGCCGCTGGAGTTTGCGAATCATTTGGCGCGCCGGTAGGCAAAGGCATCACCTTCGCCCCTGAAAAGAGCTTCTGATGTCCCGCGCTGACTATATTCATACCACTTTCGAGCCCCGATGTGACTTCGACAGAACCTCGCTGGCGCGAGCCGGTAGTAATCGGCGTTCGTGCAACCGAGCTATCGGGGCCGACTACAAACACCCATGACTGGTCGCCCTCTACAAAAACAGCCTGATCTGGAATGACAAGGGCGTTTTCACGAGTATTGAGAACTGCGGCCACATTGGCCGACATACCGGGACGAAATTTTCTGTCTGTATTTTTGACACGGGCGACGATACTTGTGCTTCGCGTTGACTGGTCGACAACTGGATCAATAATGTCGATAGTTCCGGTGAGTTCGTAATCAGGAAAGGCAGAAGTCGAGATTGTGACCTGTGCCCCTCGATTCAATAGGGGGTAGTAACGTTCCGGCGCCGAGAAGACAATTCGAAGTTCATCAAGTTGCGCCAAATCAGTAATTGGATCTCCTGATCGTATAAACGCGCCGGGGCTGACCTGACGAGCGCCCACGACACCTGAGAACGGGGCGGTAATGCGTGTCTTATCAAGGCGGGCGCGAATAAGCGCAACATCCGCTTTTGCAACACTGAGCGCAGCGGTGGCATCGTCGTGTTCCTGCTGGGCGCTTAGCTGCTGCTCAACAAGCTTTTGAATACGATCAAATGCATTTTGCCGCTGAGTCAAAACAGCATTTGCGCGGGCTTCTTCGGCTCGGAGCTGGGCGTCATCAAGCTGTGCGATGACTGCTCCTTTGGCGATTGCTTGCCCTTCGCGAAAGGGAAGTTCCCTCACCAAGGCGTCGATCTGTGATACAATTGTGACGGCATCGTTTGCTTCGACAGTACCGACAGCTTCAAAACGATCAGTCACTGTTTCCTGGCTCACAGCCGCCATTTCAACAGGTATTGGCGGGAATCCACCGCCGCCTCCACCCGGTCCGCCTTCGGCGGATTGATCCTCCCCGCATCCAGTAAAGGAAAGAAGCGCTGACATCAAAAAAATACCAAACATCGCAAAATGTGATGATTGCGCCCGGTTATCCGATCTTCGACTTATCAAATTCAAAACTTTCTCGCAATAGTATGGCCGTTCATACGCGGCTCATGGTTCGGCCCGATGCCGGGTGGTGTTATTTGTTAGCATACCGAAATAAGAATTATTCGACAATCTTCCAAGAGTTTTCCTTCTAAAATACTCGCCTCGCATTCAAACGACCCTTTCCCCATCCCAAAATAAGACCTGCAACTCTACTACGCTGTCACAAATCTGAAATAACAAGGCAGGCTTGAAAAGTATCAACACACGACGTATAATACAAGTTCCCGACGTGCTTATTTTGCGCGCAGGGCGTTTATGATGCGAAGTCTCGACGCGCTGACCGCAGGAAGGAAGCCACCGACAATTCCCATTACCACAGAAAAAATGAGCGCGTTTACGGCTATTTGAGCCGACATTTCAAATGGGAAGGCTATCTCTGCGAATGTATCAAAGTTAGTCGTCGACACTTCCATCCATTGGAGAAAACTAGCCAACGCAATTCCGATTAAACCGCCTATGGTGGCAATAGATAATGACTCTATTAAGAAGGCGAACAGGACCGAACCTTGGCTAAATCCAAGGGCGCGAAGTGTGCCGATTTCAACTGTGCGATTTGCCACTGAGGCGTACATGGTAATCATCGCCCCAACAATTGCACCCAGAGAAAAGACGATTGAAATAACCATGCCGAGGATATTGATGAAATCGGTAAAGCTTTTGGATTGCTTTTTGTAATAATCAACTTCGCTCATCACATCGACTGTGAGTCTTCTGTCTGCCTCAAGCCGTTTCTTCAGCTCATCGATAGTTTCGCCTTGTGCTAATTGCAGGGTGAACGATGAAAACACCGGCCGCTCGAAAGCGGACATGAGCTGATCGTCGTCTCCCCACAACTCTGATTCAAAACCCGAACCCCCGGCTTCAAAGATTCCAACTACTGTCCACTCACGTTGGCCAAAACGGACTTTTTCACCGATGCCGCACCCTTTGAAATTCTTCGAGACTTTTGCTCCGGCGATAATTTCTGATGTCCCCGGCTGCCACATACGTCCTTCGACTACTTTCACATTCGGCCGAATCGCTATCGAGATGTCACTCACTCCGCGCACCGGTACATTGCTCGGCTCGTTGTTTGACCGTTTTATCAGATTGATGAGCACAAGGATCTCACCGGCGAATTTGGGCGTGCCGTCTTCGGTTCGGGCAATCCCCGGATCAGATTTTACAATATCAGCCATATCCCGGGGCAAAATAGAGACAATCTCAGTATTTGCAGACTTGCGTACGACAACGGCGTTGTTGTCACTCCCGGTATCAACTAATGTCTGTTGGAGACCGTTTGACAGCATGAGCACCGCACAAAAGACAAACACCACTAAAGCGATACCGAAAATGGTCAGCGTTGATGTGAGCTTTCGAGCAAAGGCATTCTTTATTGAATAACTAATGAGTAATGGCATATTAATCTATTGTCCGTAATCCGTTAACAATTGTTGTATTGAGGGCCTTTATAGTCGGAAAGATTGCCGCCAGCACGCCGACAGCAAGAGCGGATAGGGATGCGAAAATAATCGTCAGGTCGGTAAGCGGAATTGTTGGCAGGAAATTGCTCATGGCGCTACGCATCAGAGGAATAATAAGGAACGTTAATCCCAATCCAGTCAGTCCACCTAAAAAGGCAATAAAAATTGACTCGCCAAATATCAGGCTGACCAGATGCTTTGTGCCAAATCCCAAAGTTTTTAACACGGCATATTCCTTCAGCCGTTCTCGCGCG
This region of Candidatus Zixiibacteriota bacterium genomic DNA includes:
- a CDS encoding efflux RND transporter permease subunit; translated protein: MKLSEISINRPVLAIVMSLVILLFGIISFTRLPVREYPDIDPPVVTITTFYRGASPSVVETEITDILEEQLSTVEGVKTLTSSSLEQGSVITIEFELGRNVDEASNDVRDRVSRIRGQLPREAEDPVIEKVDANAQPIVWLALSSTRHTSLELTEVADLILKERIQRFTGVGSVFLGGERRYAMRVWLDPQRMASRNLTTADVERAIARENAEIPSGRVEGAGREFSVRTRGDLVTAEEFGALIVAQRGDEPVRLRDIADVMVGAEDERTEVRYDGLPSVGLGVIKQSRASTLDVADVVINALPDLRKLLPDGMTISVAYNSATFINESINEVTDTLFLALILVVLVILVFLKSFRATIIPTIAIPTSIIGAFAASYFLGYTINILTLLALVLAIGLVVDDAIVVLENIYRHMQMGKPRMQAAMDGAKEIGFAVVSTTITLVAVFVPLAFLEGNVGRLFNEFGASVAVAVLISGFVALTLTPMMSSRILKPLHGASTGRTSKAFDSAFAKLDSTYGRVVDGALRHRALVIAGAAGLVAISAYLFIKLPSELVPTEDRGHAFGIVIAPEGSTLEYTDRYMRQIEAVVMRLPEVEGVFTATGLAFAGPGRVTNGFVFIALKPRDERGKSQQQIVGELFPQLFSIPGVFAFVINPPSLGGDFSNPVSYVLQAQTYDELQVAVNTMSAKASQLGYLINLDTDLKLNKPQLDITIDRERAAGLGVSVTDIGTTLESFLGGRVVTTFKRGAKQYDVIAQTRPIDRSTPDAIDEIYVRGRGGMVQLASVVNVRETVAPKELNHFNRVRSATISAGLAPGVTLGQALDDLDRIAQEELSSDVKTALSGQSREFRESSSALYYMFLLAVIFIFLVLAAQFESFVHPMTILLSVPLAIFGALLSLFLFGQSLNIYSQIGLIMLIGLVTKNSILIVEYANQLRERGHDIVSAVAEASRIRLRPILMTSFATIFGVLPIAIGLGAGAEARRPLGIAVVGGMVFSTFLTLVLVPVVYSLLARFTKGHRVVMSEDTKEPVPVKMEH
- a CDS encoding efflux RND transporter periplasmic adaptor subunit; translated protein: MISRRSDNRAQSSHFAMFGIFLMSALLSFTGCGEDQSAEGGPGGGGGGFPPIPVEMAAVSQETVTDRFEAVGTVEANDAVTIVSQIDALVRELPFREGQAIAKGAVIAQLDDAQLRAEEARANAVLTQRQNAFDRIQKLVEQQLSAQQEHDDATAALSVAKADVALIRARLDKTRITAPFSGVVGARQVSPGAFIRSGDPITDLAQLDELRIVFSAPERYYPLLNRGAQVTISTSAFPDYELTGTIDIIDPVVDQSTRSTSIVARVKNTDRKFRPGMSANVAAVLNTRENALVIPDQAVFVEGDQSWVFVVGPDSSVARTPITTGSRQRGSVEVTSGLESGMNIVSAGHQKLFSGAKVMPLPTGAPNDSQTPAAAGGH
- a CDS encoding ABC transporter permease, translating into MPLLISYSIKNAFARKLTSTLTIFGIALVVFVFCAVLMLSNGLQQTLVDTGSDNNAVVVRKSANTEIVSILPRDMADIVKSDPGIARTEDGTPKFAGEILVLINLIKRSNNEPSNVPVRGVSDISIAIRPNVKVVEGRMWQPGTSEIIAGAKVSKNFKGCGIGEKVRFGQREWTVVGIFEAGGSGFESELWGDDDQLMSAFERPVFSSFTLQLAQGETIDELKKRLEADRRLTVDVMSEVDYYKKQSKSFTDFINILGMVISIVFSLGAIVGAMITMYASVANRTVEIGTLRALGFSQGSVLFAFLIESLSIATIGGLIGIALASFLQWMEVSTTNFDTFAEIAFPFEMSAQIAVNALIFSVVMGIVGGFLPAVSASRLRIINALRAK